Proteins found in one Paenibacillus borealis genomic segment:
- a CDS encoding carbohydrate-binding domain-containing protein produces MKNLILGSKIGLVLLCAAVMSACSTNAATQNAASNNADTAVTAEQSSTSAAVQLASVKLADLVSFDEDDAETAWTEADSTAVTLAGTSATVDGAGATAADGTVTITEAGTYVLSGTLSDGQIIVDEQAKGTVRLVLNGAQLTDSDSAPVYIKEAGKVVITLQEGTENSVTDGAAYVFADAATDEPGAAIFSKADLTINGTGKLTVTGNYNDGISSKDDLKIMSGTIEVKAADDGIVGKDLIAVQDGTITINAEGDGIKSTNDEDTDKGFIAIAAGTFDITAGNDGIQAETAAVIDGGTYTLVTGGGSVNAEVKAGEGGMGMDMGGGGFGGQRPGTETSGDQAAAGGTPPAMDAAAATDQPAAASTDATATTETESTSAKGLKAGGDLTLNGGSFTIDSADDAVHSNSNVSITDGQFEIAAGDDGIHADSLTSLSGGTINITKSYEGIEGGNITVSGGEIHVVATDDGVNVAGGNDDNAAAGGTQAQDQFTAGTGSNMLTISGGTLTVDAAGDGLDSNGSITMTGGTAIVNGPENSGNGALDYDGTFNMTGGYLVAAGASGMAQAPGEESSQYSVGMSFTETQQAGTMVHLEDADGNTILTFTPSKSFQTVVVSSPELKEGSYTVYTGGSATGTAVDGLYTDGEYSGGTEFVTFDITSSVTWVNESGITTAPSSMGGPGGGGGGFGGGGGRGNGQGGTPPADAGTTRPADAGTTKPADAGTTKPADAGTTAPADAGTTRPADAGTTKPADAGTTKPADAGTTKPADAGTTAPADAGTSTN; encoded by the coding sequence ATGAAGAACTTAATCTTAGGCAGTAAAATAGGACTGGTACTGTTATGCGCCGCAGTCATGTCGGCTTGCAGCACAAACGCCGCTACGCAAAACGCTGCAAGTAACAACGCAGATACAGCGGTAACAGCAGAGCAGAGCAGTACGTCTGCCGCAGTACAGCTGGCAAGTGTGAAGCTGGCGGATCTGGTATCATTTGATGAAGATGATGCTGAGACGGCCTGGACGGAGGCGGATTCGACTGCGGTTACACTAGCCGGAACGAGCGCTACTGTGGATGGCGCCGGTGCCACAGCTGCGGACGGAACGGTAACGATTACGGAAGCAGGGACTTATGTACTCAGCGGCACGCTCAGTGACGGCCAGATTATTGTAGACGAGCAGGCGAAAGGAACCGTACGGCTGGTGCTGAACGGCGCTCAGCTGACGGATAGTGACAGTGCTCCGGTCTACATCAAGGAAGCCGGCAAAGTTGTGATCACCCTGCAGGAAGGCACTGAGAACAGTGTGACTGACGGAGCTGCTTATGTGTTCGCAGATGCGGCTACCGATGAACCAGGCGCGGCCATCTTCAGTAAAGCCGATCTGACCATTAACGGTACCGGCAAGCTGACGGTAACCGGCAACTACAACGATGGTATTTCAAGCAAAGACGATCTGAAGATCATGTCCGGTACGATTGAAGTGAAGGCAGCGGATGATGGTATCGTCGGCAAAGACCTGATCGCTGTACAGGACGGCACAATTACGATCAACGCAGAGGGCGATGGCATTAAATCGACCAACGACGAGGATACGGACAAAGGCTTCATCGCTATAGCAGCGGGAACCTTCGATATTACCGCAGGCAATGACGGCATTCAAGCCGAGACGGCGGCTGTAATCGACGGCGGAACCTACACGCTGGTAACCGGCGGCGGCAGTGTAAATGCTGAAGTGAAGGCCGGCGAAGGCGGCATGGGCATGGATATGGGCGGCGGTGGCTTCGGCGGCCAACGTCCGGGAACAGAGACTTCTGGGGATCAGGCAGCCGCAGGAGGTACCCCGCCGGCAATGGATGCAGCGGCAGCAACTGACCAGCCTGCAGCTGCCAGCACAGATGCCACTGCCACCACTGAGACTGAATCGACCAGCGCCAAGGGGCTGAAAGCAGGCGGAGACCTCACCTTGAACGGCGGAAGCTTCACGATTGATTCCGCAGATGACGCGGTGCACAGCAACAGCAATGTCTCCATCACAGACGGACAATTCGAAATTGCCGCAGGCGATGACGGGATCCATGCGGATTCCCTGACCTCCCTGTCCGGCGGAACGATCAATATTACCAAGAGCTATGAAGGGATTGAAGGAGGAAACATTACCGTATCCGGCGGTGAGATTCATGTAGTCGCGACGGATGACGGCGTGAATGTGGCCGGAGGCAACGATGACAATGCGGCTGCTGGGGGAACGCAGGCACAGGATCAATTCACTGCCGGCACCGGAAGCAATATGCTGACCATCAGCGGCGGAACCCTGACCGTGGATGCAGCAGGCGACGGTCTGGATTCGAACGGGTCCATCACCATGACCGGCGGAACCGCAATTGTGAATGGACCTGAGAACTCGGGCAACGGCGCACTGGATTATGACGGAACCTTCAACATGACGGGCGGATATCTGGTGGCAGCAGGCGCTTCCGGTATGGCACAGGCTCCTGGTGAAGAATCCAGCCAGTATTCGGTAGGCATGAGCTTCACAGAAACTCAGCAGGCTGGTACCATGGTTCACCTGGAAGACGCTGATGGCAATACCATCCTGACCTTCACTCCATCGAAGAGCTTCCAGACCGTAGTTGTTAGCTCCCCTGAGCTGAAAGAGGGCTCGTACACCGTCTATACCGGAGGCAGCGCTACCGGAACAGCCGTAGACGGATTATATACGGATGGCGAATACAGCGGAGGCACCGAATTCGTGACCTTTGATATCACCAGCAGTGTAACCTGGGTCAATGAATCCGGTATAACCACCGCCCCAAGCAGCATGGGTGGCCCTGGCGGCGGTGGAGGCGGATTCGGCGGCGGAGGCGGCAGAGGCAACGGTCAAGGCGGTACACCGCCAGCTGACGCCGGCACCACGAGACCTGCGGATGCGGGCACCACGAAGCCAGCAGACGCAGGAACTACCAAGCCAGCGGATGCAGGCACAACAGCTCCTGCGGATGCGGGCACCACGAGACCTGCCGATGCGGGAACCACGAAGCCGGCAGATGCAGGTACGACGAAGCCAGCTGACGCAGGTACAACGAAGCCGGCGGATGCGGGTACAACAGCTCCTGCTGATGCGGGCACAAGCACGAATTAA
- a CDS encoding DUF4956 domain-containing protein, translating into MLDSIFSAALTTTELTFTNAILTILISIVLGGLISYTYMKTNPAGYSQSFTLTMVLLPVIVAIIILLIGSNVARAFSLAGAFSIIRFRSAPGDPKDITFVLFTMASGLACGVGSFGYAVLFTIILCVLMVVLNRTGFGLRKSVQKTLKVTIPENLGYEEAFAEVFNKFNVAYELKKIRTTELGSLYELVYAVTIDEHTSQKELLDAIRTRNGNLDLSLTMAPVMNDY; encoded by the coding sequence ATGCTTGATTCGATTTTCTCCGCAGCCCTGACTACAACGGAGCTAACCTTCACTAATGCTATTTTAACCATATTGATCTCGATTGTACTTGGCGGGCTCATCAGCTACACCTACATGAAGACGAACCCTGCCGGATATTCACAGAGCTTCACGCTCACGATGGTCCTGCTGCCAGTCATTGTGGCTATCATTATCCTGCTCATCGGCAGCAACGTGGCCCGGGCCTTCAGCCTTGCCGGCGCCTTCTCCATCATCCGCTTCAGAAGCGCACCCGGCGATCCGAAGGATATCACCTTCGTCCTGTTCACCATGGCCTCCGGCCTGGCCTGCGGGGTAGGATCATTCGGATATGCGGTGCTCTTCACCATTATCCTCTGCGTACTGATGGTCGTGCTTAACCGTACAGGCTTCGGTCTCAGAAAGTCGGTGCAAAAGACACTGAAAGTGACCATTCCCGAGAATCTGGGTTATGAGGAAGCTTTCGCGGAAGTTTTCAATAAATTCAATGTGGCTTACGAGCTTAAGAAAATCAGAACCACTGAACTTGGCAGCCTGTATGAACTGGTCTATGCCGTAACGATTGATGAGCACACGAGCCAGAAGGAATTGCTTGACGCGATCCGCACACGCAACGGTAACCTTGACCTCTCACTGACCATGGCTCCGGTCATGAATGACTATTAA
- a CDS encoding polyphosphate polymerase domain-containing protein — MAIEVFNRYENKYLFDTESYLKLYNELLEYMEPDEYNKQHEYYSITNLYYDTPHDSLIRSSLAKPKYKEKLRIRAYGIPTGDTKVYLEIKKKVFGLVNKRRTSLKLNEAYDFVASGIEPEFKSYMNKQVIEEIKYMLTRYDLQPKLYLSYDRKAMFCKNNRDLRITFDTNIRCRRYDLKMEHGVYGEELLEPGQWLMEVKAEKTIPVWLAKMLSEHQMYRTSFSKYGNEYKKMLKNSKAERESVLYA; from the coding sequence ATGGCTATTGAAGTATTCAACCGTTACGAGAACAAATACCTGTTCGACACTGAATCCTACCTGAAGCTCTATAACGAACTGCTCGAATACATGGAACCCGATGAGTACAACAAACAGCATGAGTACTATTCCATCACCAACCTGTATTATGACACACCACATGATTCCCTGATCCGCAGCAGCCTGGCCAAGCCGAAATACAAGGAGAAGCTTCGCATCAGAGCATATGGCATTCCTACCGGCGACACCAAGGTCTATCTGGAAATTAAGAAAAAGGTGTTCGGCCTGGTGAACAAGAGAAGAACCTCGCTCAAGCTGAATGAAGCCTATGATTTCGTCGCCAGCGGCATCGAGCCTGAATTCAAGAGCTACATGAACAAGCAGGTGATTGAAGAAATCAAGTACATGCTGACCCGCTATGATCTGCAGCCGAAGCTGTACCTGTCCTATGACCGCAAAGCGATGTTCTGCAAAAACAACCGCGATCTGCGCATCACCTTCGATACGAATATCCGCTGCCGGCGGTACGATCTGAAGATGGAGCACGGCGTATACGGCGAGGAGCTGCTGGAGCCGGGTCAATGGCTGATGGAAGTGAAGGCGGAGAAGACGATACCGGTCTGGCTGGCCAAAATGCTCTCCGAACACCAGATGTACCGCACCAGCTTCTCCAAATACGGCAATGAATATAAAAAAATGCTGAAGAACAGCAAAGCAGAAAGAGAGAGTGTCCTATATGCTTGA
- a CDS encoding response regulator transcription factor, which yields MRILIVEDEIHLAEALTQILKKHNYSVDAVHDGRSGLDYAQSGIYDLLLLDIMMPEMDGISVLKELRKEGISTPVIMLTAKGEITDMVTGLDYGADDYIAKPFSSEELLARIRAALRRKGEVIPEDGLKFGDIELNTANPKLTVKGKEIKLNLKETELLELLILRKQAVTSKEQIIEKLWGFDSEAEHNNVEVYISFLRKKLTFLNSEVRISTIRGVGYVLEVNA from the coding sequence ATGAGAATATTAATCGTAGAAGACGAGATCCATCTGGCGGAAGCCTTGACCCAAATATTGAAGAAGCACAATTACTCGGTGGACGCCGTCCATGACGGCAGATCAGGTCTCGATTATGCACAGAGCGGGATCTATGACCTGCTGCTGCTCGATATTATGATGCCGGAGATGGATGGAATCAGCGTGCTGAAGGAGCTGCGGAAAGAAGGAATCTCCACGCCGGTGATCATGCTGACGGCCAAAGGCGAGATTACCGATATGGTGACGGGACTGGACTACGGAGCGGATGATTATATTGCGAAGCCGTTCTCCTCGGAGGAGCTGCTGGCCAGAATACGGGCCGCCCTGCGGCGCAAAGGGGAAGTGATTCCTGAGGATGGCTTGAAGTTCGGAGATATTGAGCTGAATACGGCGAATCCGAAGCTGACGGTCAAGGGCAAGGAAATCAAGCTGAACCTTAAGGAAACCGAGCTGCTGGAGCTGCTGATCCTAAGGAAGCAGGCCGTAACCTCCAAGGAGCAGATTATTGAGAAGCTGTGGGGGTTCGATTCCGAAGCGGAGCATAATAACGTGGAGGTCTATATTTCTTTTTTGCGCAAAAAGCTTACCTTCCTGAATTCCGAGGTGCGCATCAGCACGATTAGAGGCGTGGGTTATGTATTAGAGGTGAATGCTTAA
- a CDS encoding sensor histidine kinase, translated as MFNKLRNRFLIVNLATISIMMLLAFATIYIIMYVNVQNDINMALHRIADNEQKGPGGAQGGPRGAADGGSMPMDKGPIDAYQPDRSVSFTIQTDANGTLISKDSKFTMDDDFYTAALKEALSNGKDIGRFTLDGSRWIFMVKHTGDKEQVVFMDISSQQKILTNLIYTFTAVGLLMLIILYFTSRFFANRSIAPVREAFDKQKQFIADASHELKTPLTIINTNADVLLSNSDDTIRNQAKWLQYIKSETERMTRLTNDLLYLTEMDDSRTGMIHSKFNMSDAVENIILTMEAVIFEKNISFDYNIEPELTVLGNSEQIKQVVMILLDNAVKYTNPKGAVTISLKKQNNDVLLSVSNTGEGIAAEHLTRIFDRFYRTDTSRARKQGGYGLGLAIAKSIVDQHKGKIYAKSVAGESTTFYVQLP; from the coding sequence ATGTTCAATAAACTCAGAAACCGGTTCCTGATTGTTAATCTGGCTACCATCTCCATCATGATGCTGCTCGCCTTCGCCACGATCTATATCATCATGTACGTCAATGTGCAGAATGATATTAATATGGCGCTGCACCGGATTGCGGACAATGAGCAGAAGGGACCCGGCGGCGCACAAGGAGGGCCCCGCGGTGCAGCAGACGGCGGCAGTATGCCCATGGATAAAGGGCCAATTGATGCTTACCAGCCTGACCGTTCCGTCTCGTTCACCATACAGACCGATGCAAACGGTACGCTGATCAGCAAGGACTCCAAATTCACGATGGATGATGACTTCTATACTGCTGCGCTTAAGGAAGCCCTTAGCAACGGCAAGGACATTGGCAGGTTCACCCTTGACGGCAGCCGCTGGATCTTCATGGTTAAGCATACGGGGGATAAGGAACAGGTCGTCTTCATGGACATCTCTTCCCAGCAGAAGATCCTGACCAACCTCATCTACACCTTCACGGCCGTCGGCCTGCTGATGCTGATCATTCTCTACTTCACCAGCCGGTTTTTCGCCAACCGTTCGATTGCGCCAGTCCGGGAGGCCTTCGACAAGCAAAAGCAGTTCATCGCCGATGCCTCGCATGAGCTGAAGACGCCGCTGACGATCATCAACACCAACGCGGATGTACTCCTGTCCAACAGTGACGATACGATCCGCAATCAGGCGAAGTGGCTGCAGTATATCAAGTCGGAGACCGAGCGCATGACCCGGCTGACCAACGACCTGCTGTACCTGACAGAGATGGACGATTCCCGGACTGGAATGATCCACAGCAAGTTCAATATGAGCGATGCGGTAGAGAATATTATTCTGACCATGGAGGCTGTTATCTTCGAGAAGAATATCTCCTTCGACTACAACATCGAACCGGAGCTTACCGTGCTGGGGAACAGCGAACAGATTAAGCAAGTGGTGATGATTCTGCTGGACAACGCAGTGAAATATACGAATCCTAAGGGCGCTGTAACCATCTCACTCAAAAAGCAAAATAACGATGTCCTCCTCTCCGTCTCGAATACCGGGGAAGGCATCGCTGCCGAGCATCTGACGCGGATCTTTGACCGCTTTTACCGTACGGACACTTCCAGAGCGCGCAAGCAGGGCGGCTACGGCCTGGGTCTGGCTATCGCCAAGTCGATTGTGGATCAGCATAAAGGGAAGATTTACGCGAAGAGTGTGGCCGGAGAGTCAACGACGTTCTATGTGCAGCTGCCTTGA
- a CDS encoding YncE family protein translates to MAILSTGPIENNEVSGVRPTMQVTVKIDNRDAVNQSAILIQGYNLTLTRTLYVSELITVSPDEVITRNYFANLDAYEFVFTTEGLAELQTETSVWGKNSAGQLVTAHRLVSAELLGAEEGGVTGSVNRIYVANFNSNDVSVINGVTGAVIAVIPVGVNPAGVAVNPLTNRIYVANLNSDNVSVIDGVTNTVLATVPAGDGAGGVAVNTATNAIYVANFNDNTVTVIDGLTNTVVTTIIPAGGSPFPTGIGVNSLTNTIYVAEFNSDIVTVIDGATNTVITQIPVQVNPFRLAVDPLTNRIYVSNFTSNTVSVIDGATNTVITNVPVGTTPAEPGVNISTNAIYVPNRDDDNVSVIGGLTNTVITTIPVGNNPNGAGANPLTNRIYITNQDDNTVSVIDGVTQAVISVIPVGARPFSVGINP, encoded by the coding sequence ATGGCTATTCTGTCAACAGGGCCTATTGAAAATAATGAAGTGAGCGGTGTCAGGCCTACTATGCAGGTGACGGTAAAGATCGATAACCGGGACGCGGTGAATCAGTCCGCTATTCTGATCCAAGGGTACAATCTAACCCTCACAAGGACGCTGTATGTAAGCGAGCTTATTACGGTTTCCCCAGACGAAGTGATCACAAGAAATTATTTTGCCAATCTGGATGCCTATGAGTTTGTATTTACAACGGAAGGTCTTGCTGAATTGCAGACGGAAACCTCCGTGTGGGGTAAGAATTCAGCCGGGCAGCTGGTTACCGCCCACCGTCTTGTCTCAGCCGAGCTGCTGGGTGCTGAAGAGGGGGGAGTCACAGGCTCCGTCAACCGTATCTATGTTGCCAATTTCAACAGCAATGATGTTTCTGTCATCAACGGTGTTACAGGTGCGGTGATTGCAGTCATCCCTGTAGGTGTGAATCCTGCAGGTGTAGCGGTGAACCCGTTAACCAACCGCATCTATGTTGCTAATTTGAACAGCGATAATGTATCCGTTATCGACGGAGTGACCAATACGGTGCTGGCCACCGTTCCTGCGGGGGATGGAGCAGGCGGAGTCGCGGTCAATACGGCTACCAATGCCATCTATGTGGCGAATTTTAATGATAATACAGTCACTGTCATTGACGGATTAACCAACACTGTGGTGACTACCATTATTCCCGCCGGGGGTTCTCCTTTTCCCACGGGAATCGGCGTGAATTCATTAACCAATACTATTTATGTAGCTGAATTCAACTCGGATATTGTTACCGTCATTGATGGGGCTACGAATACGGTTATTACACAGATTCCCGTGCAGGTGAACCCGTTCCGTTTGGCTGTTGATCCCTTGACGAACCGGATTTATGTCTCGAACTTCACCAGCAACACCGTTTCCGTCATTGATGGAGCGACCAATACGGTGATCACCAACGTGCCTGTCGGCACGACTCCGGCTGAGCCGGGAGTGAACATCTCTACCAATGCCATCTATGTACCAAACCGGGATGACGACAATGTATCGGTGATTGGCGGATTAACCAATACGGTGATTACTACCATTCCGGTGGGGAATAACCCTAATGGTGCAGGCGCCAATCCATTGACGAACCGCATCTATATTACTAATCAGGATGATAACACGGTATCGGTTATTGATGGGGTCACCCAGGCTGTAATTAGCGTTATTCCGGTTGGTGCGCGTCCGTTCTCCGTCGGTATCAATCCGTAG
- a CDS encoding Vat family streptogramin A O-acetyltransferase, whose amino-acid sequence MHSIGPNPNEVHPNPHIRQIRFIKNTITRPNIIAGDFSYYDDPDESVSFESRVTHHYEFIGDKLIIGKFCAIACGTEFIMNGANHRMGSVTTYPFNIMGGGWEQATPELADLPYKGDTVIGSDVWIGQNATIMPGVTIGDGAIIAANATVTKDVPAYHIAGGNPARILRQRFSDELIRRLLELKWWDWSPEKITANLEVLCSSDPERIRSLEGEV is encoded by the coding sequence ATGCATTCTATTGGCCCTAACCCAAACGAGGTCCATCCCAATCCCCATATCAGGCAGATCCGTTTCATCAAAAATACAATCACACGCCCCAACATTATTGCGGGAGATTTCTCCTACTATGATGATCCTGACGAATCGGTATCCTTCGAGAGCCGGGTTACCCATCATTATGAGTTCATCGGGGACAAGCTGATCATCGGCAAATTCTGCGCCATCGCCTGCGGCACCGAATTCATTATGAATGGGGCCAACCACCGGATGGGCTCAGTGACCACCTACCCCTTCAATATTATGGGCGGCGGCTGGGAGCAGGCGACGCCTGAGCTGGCGGATCTGCCCTACAAAGGCGATACCGTCATCGGAAGCGATGTCTGGATCGGCCAGAATGCTACGATCATGCCGGGCGTGACGATTGGCGACGGGGCGATCATCGCCGCTAATGCTACTGTCACCAAGGATGTTCCCGCGTACCATATCGCCGGGGGCAATCCGGCCCGGATTCTGCGGCAGCGCTTCAGCGATGAACTGATCCGGCGGCTGCTGGAGCTGAAGTGGTGGGACTGGAGCCCGGAGAAGATCACGGCGAATCTTGAGGTGCTATGCAGCAGTGATCCGGAGCGGATCAGAAGTCTTGAGGGGGAGGTCTGA